Genomic window (Streptomyces sp. LX-29):
GGACGGTGGCGCCGCCCGCCGGCGGTGTCGCGCCGCTCCGCGCCCGGACGCCGCCGGTCCTCGTGCGGCGTCCGATGGTGCGCACCTCCGCCCCGTACCGCACCGAGGCGCCCGCCTCCTGGGCCAGCTCGGCGAGCCGGGCGGCCACGGCCGCGAAGTCGCAGACACCGGTGGTGCCGACATGGATGGCGGCGAGGCCGCGCACATGGGGTTCGTACTCGGTGATCTGGGCGGGGCCCAGCTCGCGCACCGGAATGCCGTTCTCCCGGCCGCGCTGCACGAGGGCGTGGAGTCGGGGCAGCTCGGCGCGGTCCGTCGCGACGATGAGCTTGCCGGTCACCTCGTGCGGGATGGCGTGCTCGGCGCAGAACCTCACCATCTCCGCGGCACCCCGCACCGCGAACCGCGCCTTCAGCGAGTCCGGCCGGTAGTAGATGCCGCTGTGGATGACGCCGCTGTTGCGGCCGGTCTGGTGGCGGGCGGGGCCCGCCTCCTTCTCCAGCACCACCACGTCGATGCCCGGGGCGGCCCGCGTCAGCGCATACGCGGTCGACAGGCCGACGATCCCGCCCCCGATCACCAGCACATCGCAGTCCAACGCCGTCACACCACCACACCTCCCCCCGCGCCTCGCCGCTCAACCGCTCCCCGACGATCACTATCATGACCCGCCCCACTGACAACGGGCCCGAACAGGACGAGATCACGCCCCTAGCGGGAGATCACGCCTATCGGTGATCACGCCGCCCGCCGTTGATCACCTCGGATGCGCCCGGCCGAGGTGGCGGTCGGCCACCCTGAGGCGACGGGCGGACGCACACGGCCGACGTGCCGGACGCGCTCGGTCCCCGCGCCGGACGCGCCCGGTCCACGCGGAGGCCGATCATGCCGGAGCGACCAGCAGCGGCCGCGCCCGCTCCCGCAGCTCCATCACCCGCGGCTCGTCCCCGTAGGGCTCGAGCCGGTGCAGCAGATCGCGCACGTACTCGGTGGTGCGCGCCGAGGAGATGCGGCCGGCGACCTCGACCGCGCGGGTGCCCTGTGCGCACGCCGCGTCCAGGTTGCCGGACTCCAGCTCGGCGACGGCCGACACCACCAGCCGCAGCCCGTGCGAGCGGACGAACTCCTCGGTGGGCCGGGCCAGCGCCTGCTCCGTGAAGCGCCGCACCTGACGGGGGAGGCGCAGGTCGCGGTAGCACTCGGCGGCGTCGGCGGCGAACCGCTCCTGGCTGTAGAAGTCCAACCACGACGGGTCCGGATCGCCCGCGCGGGCGCGCTCAAGCCACCCCTCCGCTGCCTTGAGCGCGGCCCCACAGGCCGGTCCGTCGCCGGCCTTGGCCTGGGCGCGGGCCTCCACGAGGCGGAAGAAACTCATCGTCCGGGCGGTGGCCAGTCCGCGGTTGCGCTCCAGGGCGGCTTGGGCGAGGTCCACGCCCTCGTCCGCGAAGCCCCGGTAGGTGGCCTGCAGGCTCATCGACGCCAGCACATAGCCGCCCAGCGGCACATCGGCCGCCGCGCGGGCCAGCCGCAGCGCCTGGATGTAGTAGCGCTGCGCGGCCTCCTGCTGCCCGGTGTCGAAGGCCATCCAGCCGGCCAGCCGGGTCAGTTCGGCGGTGGCGCCGAACAGGGCGCGGCCGACCTCGTCGCTGTAGGAGCCGAGCAGCAGGGGCGCGGCGTCGACCCGCAGACACTCGGGGACCATGGACGAACGCCAGTCGCCGCCGCCGTACTTGGAGTCCCAGCGGCGCGCGTCCTCGGCCGCCTCCCGCAACTTGGTGACGTCGCTGTGGCCCACCCGCTGGGGTAAGCCGTCCGCGCTGTGGACCTCGGCCTCTTTGGGCTCCCGCGCGACGGAGCTGTCGGCGGGGGATATCAGCCATCGTGAGGCAGGGGTGGCGTACGCGCTTACTGCGAACGATCCGGCCAGGCTCTGCCAGATG
Coding sequences:
- a CDS encoding MFS transporter → MSREPRGPNEKLGTVLALAGISNAGLARRVNDLGAQRGLTLRYDKTSVARWVSKGMVPQGAAPHLIAAAIGSKLGRPVPLHEIGLADADPAPEVGLAFPRDIGQAVRSATELYRLDLAGRRGGGGIWQSLAGSFAVSAYATPASRWLISPADSSVAREPKEAEVHSADGLPQRVGHSDVTKLREAAEDARRWDSKYGGGDWRSSMVPECLRVDAAPLLLGSYSDEVGRALFGATAELTRLAGWMAFDTGQQEAAQRYYIQALRLARAAADVPLGGYVLASMSLQATYRGFADEGVDLAQAALERNRGLATARTMSFFRLVEARAQAKAGDGPACGAALKAAEGWLERARAGDPDPSWLDFYSQERFAADAAECYRDLRLPRQVRRFTEQALARPTEEFVRSHGLRLVVSAVAELESGNLDAACAQGTRAVEVAGRISSARTTEYVRDLLHRLEPYGDEPRVMELRERARPLLVAPA